The following proteins are encoded in a genomic region of Brachypodium distachyon strain Bd21 chromosome 1, Brachypodium_distachyon_v3.0, whole genome shotgun sequence:
- the LOC100837842 gene encoding uncharacterized protein LOC100837842 isoform X2, whose translation MSSSGDELLLVHELPMDMRTDGGEERRLAHLLPPLAGAHGPGPAPFRPPPPPSAAAAAESRVAFRGWLGAPRHWELWVAKLRPIHERLWKELGISAAVLASTYRFKRDAAAVLHLASFWSPSTSTFAFPWGEATLTLQDVAVLGGFPADGSPVPAPLPPQWRPDEAALNGVRLGFNRSACKKAHHAAWMKHFLADTDMDAHIEHAAFLALWLTRFVLPGHPESTMRQSLFPLAVRMARGDRAALGPAVLASIYRDLREMKNYLVAAGTTGGNAELLSPLSVHAPLYILQLWMWERFPVLWDGRANPVVDGEPRAARWHDVSKKMSPTLIREVLSSGENFVWQPYTTSVQQHGGWVRGGDVTKDEKLLLLAHSLRACELVGMDCIEQYLPHRVAMQFGLDQDVPGDVHRAIEDWGIGWETYDLEGKNVAMFIPHSEPGVTARYAQWWRQPLPPSNRDAGAGSIAAEGKVSKRKVKKTLAAMEAEAEKERKMKKARISPNNDKKRKLEELYDAKLSDWLAAARNGNSGPGGGSCKRGSSPKSDSVLLPNVGAINDDVVLLVPRKQVLTPAVNLNTDRDMNLDRRDKGNFKAKSLVGTKHKGAGLKGYITCDVDYPMNEPYIKEEEEEEEEAVFSTEISTFNEYAKDQWSNMKNTSLMVGKTLDAPNSAEEVKRPVSMEKEECNSPFTDAGCSEDAREEVVTVDKPANLSSACKGGDAVMLECEKLNLPEDLSNDAADRPEEGTTVIQELENETDLAVDASCEISNRPEEVIALVMEEQQGKGAVAVSDEGNVVSVVGRAAEGTSHSTKVVPGSKQGVDAGLALTGKILPVQQANDIGMSCIMEDISVAAGLLGTNAGKTTLDSVAEVQRGISCVEETGGESNQMSKKDSEQKPQEAPQVDITLIEKDNNEGEHENVSQIMEELVTDNNISAVSLGVPEEENADKDLNQAKKDPEYMPKEVSEVEDEEQEVINTLPKGGAYKEHNEVTEVEHIDTAEAKMHAQFDNDKPEEAAETGLAQMDGSKRLTGRDTDGESGDVPEVGGHAEVGKARELIENDTDVKMVETPDVALAEMEEVKNLAIGDPEKKFEGVFELENTGMDGTHLPMEGTTHSPMEEDTDGKLKEVSDVTHAEMEDAKDLMKGDSDKKFEQISEVENTGIDETHGPVAEDTHIFKEIPEVNAEVEQANGTGRDNDRPDDVLQVDLPAKDEAKCLAKEDIEDNIVKVPQVKHEKLRDEISIEKVVQEKPNAGDKDLPEKEVDESKVYQVEQSEGEKSKMLREEDAEENTEDALGVKQAEEQGEALTEKYMHDYVEEITLAEQVDGQSEIRTRKGVEKNPEEITQAQGEEFEKDTVESLKNSINGEMLCGSACQQSKEEQKEVSFEGMMEKQCPQEESSTNGAALEIEGVDDHKTVVHEEVAMKQIQGCGIVCQNKEAQILEDSHMADGGWNDLVTMEIYGTQSTVGNQNQEALDVDMQTMGQRQDLGLTVENKKMIMSGDANVLGCSEFQADSSKPKVNDVTSTKGIQNQEHLDIKKEHVLEIGSECETTDGNGRQMDVTNMVVDTMAVTVDANMAKSVEGIQNQEACSTEASEDKPHHGVGDVRILEDTATIDSGEPNSDPTIVGVDRSESREGTWNHCALRIEKEKQDERMTDKNTKRTLVETDAPECGEAKPDGSAEMNKETPTMVQTVNMTQDKISSKNQQKVVPLGDYNESEVDGSKSNHTSKKESKGALQPEVEHEVQVKQEILEDKTEFSIGRENDEASEQEQTSTEDAAFAPSSMDHQVENNDEWAEESTKKYGKYAADPVNTGWQTSKFGRPSIEEVRRIHSGRSVYLKDIKESQGRIRSESSSRTHINSVGYYSRHGVPEPVPVRKDIKVPLHDTVRVSGRDRALELMTSPPEETSRWRQEQCALHILEDVQTSRIAEKTRMEMEIKILKAQIASMQRQVMNMDHVGEVMSRSKRH comes from the exons atgtcctcctccggcgacgagctcctcctcgtccacgAGCTCCCGATGGACATGCGcacggacggcggcgaggagcgccgcCTGGCCCACCTCCTCCCGCCTCTCGCCGGCGCCCATGGGCCTGGCCCGGCCCCGTTCCGCccgcctccccctccctccgccgccgccgccgccgagtccCGCGTCGCCTTCCGCGGCTGGCTCGGCGCGCCGCGCCACTGGGAGCTCTGGGTCGCCAAGCTGCGCCCGATCCACGAGCGCCTGTGGAAGGAGCTCGggatctccgccgccgtcctcgcctcCACCTACAGGTTCAagcgcgacgccgccgccgtgctccacctggcctccttctggTCCCCTTCCACCAGcaccttcgccttcccctGGGGCGAGGCCACGCTCACCCTCCAGGACGTGGCCGTGCTGGGGGGGTTCCCCGCCGACGGCTCCCCCGTGCCggccccgctgccgccgcagtgGCGGCCCGACGAGGCGGCGCTCAACGGGGTCCGCCTCGGCTTCAACCGGAGCGCCTGCAAGAAGGCGCACCACGCCGCCTGGATGAAGCACTTCCTGGCGGACACCGACATGGACGCCCACATCGAGCAcgccgccttcctcgcccTCTGGCTCACGCGCTTCGTGCTCCCGGGCCACCCGGAGTCCACCATGCGCCAGTCCCTCTTCCCGCTCGCCGTCCGCATGGCGCGCGGCGACCGTGCCGCCCTTGGCCCCGCCGTGCTCGCATCAATCTACCGGGACCTGCGCGAGATGAAGAACTACCTGGTGGCTGCCGGCACCACTGGCGGCAATGCGGAGCTGCTGTCGCCCTTGTCCGTTCATGCGCCTCTCTACATCCTCCAGCTATGGATGTGGGAGAGGTTCCCCGTGCTCTGGGATGGGAGGGCCAACCCCGTCGTCGATGGCGAACCAAGGGCTGCTCGCTGGCATGATGTGAGCAAGAAGATGAGCCCAACCTTGATTCGCGAGGTCCTCAGTTCAGGGGAGAACTTTGTGTGGCAGCCATACACCACATCTGTTCAACAGCATGGCGGCTGGGTTCGTGGCGGCGATGTCACCAAGGATGAGAAATTGCTATTGCTCGCGCATTCTTTGCGTGCTTGTGAGCTCGTGGGGATGGATTGCATCGAGCAGTACCTTCCACACCGTGTTGCAATGCAGTTTGGACTTGACCAGGATGTGCCCGGGGATGTTCACCGAGCCATTGAGGATTGGGGGATTGGATGGGAGACCTATGATTTGGAAGGGAAGAACGTAGCTATGTTCATCCCTCACTCTGAACCTGGGGTCACGGCTCGGTACGCACAGTGGTGGAGGCAGCCATTGCCACCTTCTAATCGTGATGCTGGGGCAGGAAGCATTGCTGCGGAAGGGAAGGTTTCCAAGCGTAAGGTGAAGAAGACACTGGCAGCCATGGAAGCTGAGGCCGAGAAGGAACGGAAGATGAAGAAGGCCCGGATCTCCCCTAATAATGATAAAAAGCGAAAACTTGAAGAGCTGTATGATGCGAAGCTGTCAGATTGGCTTGCAGCTGCGAGGAACGGGAACAGTGGGCCTGGTGGCGGCAGCTGCAAAAGGGGGTCCTCCCCAAAATCTGATTCGGTCTTGTTGCCTAATGTTGGAGCTATCAATGATGATGTTGTACTTCTTGTGCCAAGGAAGCAGGTGCTAACTCCTGCTGTAAATCTGAATACAGATAGGGATATGAATCTGGATAGAAGAGATAAAGGGAACTTCAAAGCTAAGTCACTGGTTGGGACAAAGCACAAAGGCGCAGGTTTGAAGGGATATATAACATGTGATGTAGATTATCCAATGAATGAGCCATATAttaaggaggaggaagaagaggaggaggaggcagtgTTTTCTACTGAAATCTCTACATTTAATGAATATGCTAAGGATCAATGGAGCAACATGAAAAATACCAGCTTGATGGTGGGGAAAACGCTTGATGCCCCTAACAGCGCTGAAGAAGTTAAACGTCCAGTGTCTATGGAGAAAGAAGAATGCAATAGTCCATTCACTGATGCCGGTTGCAGTGAGGATGCTAGAGAGGAAGTTGTCACAGTTGATAAGCCCGCAAATTTATCCAGTGCCTGCAAAGGAGGTGATGCTGTGATGCTGGAGTGTGAAAAACTCAATCTTCCTGAAGACTTGTCTAATGATGCCGCAGATAGACCAGAAGAAGGCACCACTGTTATTCAGGAGTTGGAGAATGAAACCGACCTGGCAGTTGATGCATCTTGCGAGATATCGAATAGACCTGAAGAAGTTATTGCTCTAGTCATGGAAGAGCAACAAGGAAAGGGTGCTGTAGCGGTATCTGACGAAGGTAATGTAGTTTCAGTAGTTGGTAGAGCTGCTGAGGGAACAAGTCACTCTACTAAAGTTGTTCCAGGAAGCAAACAAGGAGTTGATGCAGGTTTAGCTTTAACTGGTAAAATACTTCCAGTTCAGCAGGCAAATGATATTGGAATGTCATGCATAATGGAGGATATTAGTGTTGCTGCTGGACTTCTGGGAACAAATGCTGGCAAAACTACTTTAGATTCTGTTGCCGAGGTGCAGAGGGGGATATCTTGTGTAGAAGAGACGGGAGGAGAAAGCAATCAGATGTCTAAGAAGGACAGCGAGCAGAAGCCCCAGGAAGCTCCCCAAGTTGACATTACTCTCATCGAAAAAGACAATAATGAGGGTGAGCATGAAAACGTTTCCCAGATAATGGAGGAACTAGTTACCGACAATAATATTTCTGCTGTTTCTTTGGGTGTTCCTGAAGAGGAGAATGCAGATAAAGATCTgaatcaagcaaagaaagacCCTGAATATATGCCCAAGGAAGTTTCAGAGGTGGAGgatgaagaacaagaagtaATTAATACCTTGCCAAAGGGAGGTGCATACAAGGAGCACAATGAAGTTACTGAAGTAGAGCATATAGACACGGCAGAGGCAAAGATGCATGCACAGTTTGACAATGATAAGCCTGAGGAAGCTGCAGAAACTGGGCTTGCACAGATGGATGGTAGCAAGAGGTTAACAGGGAGAGATACCGATGGGGAATCTGGAGATGTTCCTGAAGTTGGTGGGCATGCAGAAGTGGGAAAAGCTAGGGAGCTGATAGAGAACGACACTGATGTCAAGATGGTAGAGACTCCTGATGTAGCGCTTGCAGAAATGGAAGAGGTGAAGAATTTGGCAATAGGAGATCCAGAGAAGAAGTTTGAGGGAGTTTTTGAATTAGAAAATACAGGAATGGATGGAACCCACTTGCCAATGGAGGGCACTACTCACAGTCCAATGGAGGAAGATACTGATGGTAAGCTCAAGGAAGTTTCTGATGTAACACATGCAGAAATGGAAGATGCAAAGGATTTAATGAAGGGAGATTCAGACAAGAAGTTTGAGCAAATTTCTGAAGTGGAAAACACAGGAATAGATGAAACTCATGGGCCAGTGGCAGAAGATACTCATATATTCAAGGAAATTCCTGAAGTTAATGCCGAAGTGGAACAAGCCAATGGGACTGGAAGGGATAATGATAGGCCCGATGACGTCCTGCAAGTAGATCTTCCAGCAAAGGATGAAGCCAAGTGCTTGGCCAAGGAAGATATTGAAGACAATATTGTAAAAGTTCCACAAGTAAAGCATGAAAAATTAAGAGACGAAATATCAATTGAGAAAGTGGTGCAGGAAAAGCCAAATGCAGGTGACAAGGATTTACCGGAGAAAGAAGTAGATGAGTCCAAGGTTTACCAAGTGGAACAATCAGAAGGGGAGAAATCCAAGATGTTAagggaagaagacgccgaagAGAATACAGAGGATGCTCTTGGGGTTAAACAGGCAGAAGAACAAGGGGAGGCACtgacagaaaaatatatgcatGATTATGTTGAGGAAATTACTCTTGCGGAGCAGGTGGATGGACAAAGCGAGATCCGCACAAGGAAAGGTGTTGAGAAAAATCCTGAAGAAATCACTCAAGCACAGGGAGAAGAGTTTGAAAAGGATACAGTGGAATCTTTGAAGAATTCAATCAATGGTGAGATGCTATGTGGCTCAGCTTGCCAACAGTCAAAAGAAGAGCAGAAGGAAGTTTCTTTTGAAGGTATGATGGAGAAACAATGCCCTCAGGAAGAATCATCGACTAATGGAGCTGCTTTGGAGATTGAAGGGGTAGATGACCACAAAACTGTCGTGCATGAG GAAGTGGCTATGAAACAGATCCAGGGCTGTGGAATAGTATGTCAGAACAAGGAGGCACAAATACTGGAAGACAGCCATATGGCAGACGGTGGATGGAATGATTTGGTTACTATGGAGATTTATGGAACTCAGTCTACAGTAGGAAATCAGAACCAGGAAGCTTTAGACGTTGACATG CAAACTATGGGGCAAAGACAAGATCTAGGACTTACAGTCGAGAACAAGAAAATGATAATGTCAGGAGATGCGAATGTGCTTGGTTGCAGTGAATTTCAAGCTGATTCATCTAAGCCAAAGGTTAACGATGTCACATCTACCAAAGGAATACAGAACCAGGAACATTTGGACATTAAGAAA GAACATGTATTGGAAATAGGCTCGGAATGTGAAACTACAGATGGAAATGGAAGACAGATGGACGTGACCAATATGGTAGTGGATACCATGGCAGTTACTGTGGATGCTAACATGGCTAAGTCTGTTGAAGGAATACAAAACCAGGAAGCTTGCAGTACTGAG GCAAGTGAGGACAAGCCGCACCATGGAGTTGGAGATGTGAGGATTTTGGAAGACACAGCCACAATTGATAGTGGCGAACCAAATTCAGATCCAACTATCGTGGGGGTTGATAGGAGTGAGTCAAGAGAGGGAACATGGAACCACTGTGCTTTACGCATAGAGAAG GAGAAGCAGGATGAGCGTATGACAGATAAGAACACAAAAAGAACCTTGGTCGAGACAGATGCACCTGAATGTGGTGAAGCAAAACCTGATGGGAGCGCAGAAATGAATAAAGAGACTCCTACTATGGTACAAACTGTTAATATGACACAGGATAAAATTTCTTCCAAGAACCAGCAGAAGGTTGTGCCCTTGGGAGACTACAATGAATCAGAGGTCGACGGCTCTAAATCAAATCATACTTCAAAAAAGGAGTCCAAGGGGGCTCTTCAACCAGAGGTTGAACACGAGGTACAAGTTAAACAAGAAATTTTGGAAGATAAAACGGAGTTCTCCATTGGTAGAGAGAATGATGAAGCATCTGAACAAGAGCAAACCTCCACAGAGGATGCTGCCTTTGCTCCTTCAAGTATGGATCACCAGGTTGAGAATAATGATGAATGGGCTGAAGAGTCGACAAAAAAATACGGCAAGTATGCCGCTGATCCAGTGAACACAGGTTGGCAGACCAGTAAATTTGGCAGGCCAAGTATTGAAGAGGTTAGGAGAATACATAGTGGCAGGTCTGTTTATCTGAAAGACATCAAAGAATCACAGGGAAGGATACGTTCTGAATCATCAAGCAGAACACATATAAACAGTGTTGGATATTATTCTCGACATGGAGTTCCGGAACCAGTTCCAGTCCGCAAAGATATCAAAGTGCCCTTGCATGATACTGTGAGGGTTAGTGGAAGAGATCGTGCACTTGAGTTGATGACAAGTCCACCAGAAGAGACTTCTCGATGGAGACAAGAACAATGTGCACTTCATATTTTAGAAGATGTGCAAACTTCTCGCATTGCTGAGAAAACTaggatggagatggagatcaaaaTACTAAAGGCGCAAATTGCGAGCATGCAGAGACAGGTGATGAACATGGATCATGTTGGTGAGGTTATGTCCAGATCAAAAAGGCATTGA